A genomic stretch from Dissulfurispira thermophila includes:
- a CDS encoding 6-phosphofructokinase: MKRIGVITSGGDCGGLNAVIKGVARYAYSLGIESVVIPNGYAGLYNLVDLDKVVSLNAERVSKIEASLAGSEAGHSRVKLSKIKDPNTYERIKEGLRKFAIDALVISGGDDTGSVVVDLASHGVPCIHVPKTMDLDLQPYSVGGDSAVNRIATFARDLKTTGLSHNRILVIEVFGRYVGHTALRGGVGAEADCILIPEIPVDFDVVYEHMKATYFGRVMRSDVKAGTYIIVVAEGLKNASGEMLYDESAGVDAFGHKKLAGAGKYVRQQLEKRLKNDPEVIEFMKKTGMYAPGVYEIPEVREVTPGHLVRCGGSSAFDVNFGYKAGAGAVLLLLEGKTGNTVVNVDGNKIYHMPTSEAIKRREVDVKEVALFESLGICFGRRPQRFEHEFSEVNGSIIRHL; this comes from the coding sequence ATCAAAAGAATTGGTGTTATTACAAGCGGCGGCGACTGTGGAGGGCTTAATGCAGTCATCAAGGGTGTTGCACGATATGCTTATTCATTGGGTATAGAATCAGTGGTAATACCTAATGGCTATGCAGGTCTTTACAACCTTGTTGATCTTGATAAGGTTGTTTCTCTTAATGCAGAGCGTGTAAGCAAAATCGAGGCATCGCTTGCAGGTTCAGAGGCAGGGCATTCTCGTGTAAAACTGAGCAAGATAAAAGACCCCAATACATACGAGAGGATAAAAGAAGGTCTCAGAAAATTTGCTATAGATGCACTTGTAATAAGTGGTGGTGATGATACAGGGAGTGTTGTTGTTGACCTTGCATCTCATGGAGTTCCGTGCATACATGTACCAAAAACCATGGATTTAGATCTTCAGCCCTATAGTGTTGGAGGGGATTCCGCTGTGAACAGAATAGCTACATTTGCGAGAGATTTAAAGACAACAGGGTTGAGCCATAATCGAATTCTTGTTATAGAGGTCTTTGGCAGATATGTTGGACACACAGCATTAAGAGGCGGCGTAGGGGCAGAGGCTGATTGCATATTGATACCAGAGATACCTGTTGATTTTGATGTTGTTTATGAACACATGAAGGCTACATATTTTGGCAGGGTGATGAGAAGCGATGTCAAGGCTGGCACATATATAATTGTAGTTGCAGAAGGACTTAAGAATGCAAGTGGTGAGATGCTTTATGATGAATCAGCAGGTGTAGATGCATTTGGCCACAAAAAACTTGCAGGGGCTGGCAAGTATGTAAGACAGCAGCTTGAAAAGAGGCTTAAGAATGATCCAGAGGTTATAGAGTTTATGAAAAAAACAGGTATGTATGCACCGGGTGTATATGAGATTCCTGAGGTAAGAGAAGTAACCCCCGGTCATCTTGTTCGATGTGGAGGGTCATCTGCATTTGATGTAAATTTTGGGTACAAGGCAGGTGCTGGAGCAGTTCTACTACTGCTTGAAGGTAAAACAGGCAATACAGTTGTTAATGTTGATGGCAATAAAATCTACCATATGCCTACATCAGAGGCAATAAAGAGAAGGGAAGTAGATGTTAAGGAAGTAGCCCTTTTTGAAAGTCTTGGCATCTGCTTCGGAAGGAGGCCGCAGAGGTTCGAGCATGAGTTTTCTGAGGTAAATGGAAGTATTATACGACATTTGTAG
- the carB gene encoding carbamoyl-phosphate synthase large subunit, translated as MPKRTDIRKILLIGSGPIIIGQACEFDYSGTQACKALREEGYKIVLVNSNPATIMTDPEIADATYIEPLSSEILELIIKKERPDAILPTMGGQTALNLAVELSESGVLDRYSVELIGAKLPAIKKAEDRELFKEAMKKIGLDVPKSAAITNMGDGLDIIEHIGFPAILRPAFTLGGTGGGIAYNIEEYRELLEKGLKLSPVHQVLVEESALGWKEYELEVMRDRNDNVVIICSIENFDPMGVHTGDSITVAPAQTLTDKEYQRMRDAAIAVIREIGVDTGGSNIQFAINPKDGRMIVIEMNPRVSRSSALASKATGFPIAKIAAKLAVGYTLDEIRNDITKETPASFEPTIDYVVTKIPRFTFEKFPEADTTLTTQMKSVGEVMSIGRTFKESLQKALRSLEIGSSGFEDIETDINEIKSRLKTPNAERIWYVAQAMRQGMTVNEIYELTWIDPWFLNNIKQIVEMEEMLKSEGLRLKDKEVLSKAKEYGFSDKRIAELTGKTEADIRKLRIESGINPVYKLVDTCAAEFEAYTPYLYSTYEKPFYSVKVSKCQGVKDSDTVKVECESNPTDRKKVIILGSGPNRIGQGIEFDYCCVHAVFALKELGYETIMVNCNPETVSTDYDTADRLYFEPLTIEDVLNIVEKEKPEGIIVQFGGQTPLKLAVPLEGEGVKILGTSPDSIDRAEDRKRFKELLHKLDLKQPESGTAMSCEEAIAVADSIGYPVMVRPSYVLGGRAMEIVYNENSLTDYMKRAVKASPEHPILIDKYLEDAIEVDVDAISDGVDVIIGGVMEHIEEAGIHSGDSACSIPPYSLPPDVVAEIKRQTKALAKELNVIGLMNVQFAVKKAEGSRLKAESPKNPEIFLGKDAEDYEIYILEVNPRASRTIPYVSKATGVPLAKVAAKVMLGKTLKELGLSKEIEINHVAVKEAVFPFDRFPGVDVILGPEMKSTGEVMGIDKNFGLAYAKAQAASKNRIPTSGKIFISVKDKDKPQTFDIAKKLSEMGFQLIATRGTRQYLQDRGIDVELINKVMEGRPHVVDMIKNREVNFIINTVTGAQAQRDSLSIRRTALQHNIPYTTTISGAKAVLMAIEMLLKKELSIKSIQEYHKDSVKAEGLVNR; from the coding sequence ATGCCAAAGAGAACAGATATTAGAAAGATACTTTTAATAGGCTCTGGACCTATTATAATAGGGCAGGCATGTGAATTTGATTATTCTGGAACACAGGCGTGTAAAGCATTGCGTGAGGAGGGTTATAAAATAGTGCTTGTGAATTCAAATCCAGCAACTATAATGACAGACCCTGAAATAGCAGATGCAACCTATATTGAGCCACTGTCATCCGAGATCCTTGAATTAATCATTAAAAAGGAAAGACCTGATGCTATCTTACCAACAATGGGTGGACAGACTGCGTTGAATCTTGCTGTGGAATTATCAGAATCAGGGGTGCTCGATAGGTATTCAGTTGAACTAATAGGTGCAAAATTGCCTGCTATTAAAAAGGCAGAAGATAGAGAGCTTTTTAAAGAAGCCATGAAAAAAATAGGACTTGATGTTCCAAAGAGTGCTGCAATTACTAATATGGGAGACGGACTTGATATTATTGAGCATATAGGATTCCCAGCGATTTTGAGGCCTGCCTTTACATTAGGCGGCACCGGAGGCGGAATTGCCTACAATATTGAGGAGTACCGTGAACTTCTTGAAAAGGGACTCAAGTTAAGCCCTGTCCATCAGGTGCTTGTTGAAGAGTCTGCCCTCGGATGGAAGGAATATGAATTAGAAGTTATGAGAGACAGAAATGACAATGTTGTCATAATATGTTCGATAGAGAACTTTGATCCAATGGGAGTTCATACGGGTGACTCTATTACAGTGGCTCCAGCCCAAACCCTTACTGACAAGGAATACCAGAGGATGCGTGATGCTGCTATTGCTGTTATCAGGGAGATAGGTGTTGATACAGGTGGTTCTAATATACAGTTTGCAATAAATCCAAAAGACGGCAGGATGATAGTTATTGAGATGAATCCTCGTGTATCAAGAAGCTCTGCCCTTGCAAGCAAGGCGACAGGATTTCCTATAGCAAAGATTGCAGCAAAGCTTGCTGTTGGTTATACGCTTGATGAAATAAGAAATGATATAACAAAAGAGACACCGGCATCTTTTGAGCCAACAATAGATTATGTGGTAACAAAGATTCCAAGGTTTACATTTGAAAAATTTCCAGAGGCAGATACAACACTTACTACACAGATGAAATCTGTGGGAGAAGTAATGTCTATAGGCAGGACATTCAAGGAATCTTTGCAGAAGGCATTGAGAAGCCTTGAAATAGGCTCATCAGGTTTTGAAGATATAGAGACCGATATAAATGAAATAAAATCAAGGTTAAAGACCCCAAATGCCGAACGCATCTGGTATGTAGCACAGGCTATGAGGCAGGGGATGACTGTTAATGAGATTTATGAACTCACATGGATAGACCCATGGTTTTTGAATAATATAAAGCAGATTGTAGAGATGGAAGAGATGTTGAAGTCTGAAGGCTTAAGGCTTAAAGATAAAGAAGTCCTGAGCAAAGCAAAAGAATATGGATTTTCCGACAAGAGGATCGCAGAATTGACAGGTAAAACAGAAGCTGACATTAGAAAATTAAGGATCGAGTCTGGGATAAATCCTGTGTATAAGCTTGTTGATACTTGTGCTGCAGAATTTGAGGCATATACCCCGTATCTTTATTCAACTTATGAAAAACCCTTTTATAGCGTTAAAGTGTCAAAGTGTCAAGGTGTCAAAGACTCTGATACAGTTAAGGTTGAGTGCGAATCCAATCCAACTGATCGCAAAAAGGTAATAATTCTCGGCTCGGGTCCTAACAGGATAGGGCAGGGTATAGAGTTTGATTACTGCTGTGTTCATGCAGTCTTTGCCCTGAAAGAGCTTGGTTATGAGACTATAATGGTTAATTGCAATCCCGAAACTGTCAGCACAGACTATGATACAGCAGACAGACTCTATTTCGAACCCCTGACAATAGAAGATGTCTTAAACATTGTAGAAAAGGAGAAACCAGAAGGTATAATAGTGCAGTTTGGAGGACAAACACCATTGAAATTAGCTGTGCCGCTTGAAGGAGAAGGGGTAAAAATTCTTGGGACATCTCCTGACTCTATTGATAGGGCTGAAGATAGAAAGAGATTTAAAGAACTGCTTCATAAATTGGATTTAAAACAACCTGAAAGCGGGACAGCAATGTCATGTGAAGAGGCCATAGCTGTTGCAGATAGCATTGGATATCCTGTGATGGTAAGACCATCTTATGTCCTTGGTGGAAGGGCAATGGAGATAGTCTATAATGAAAACTCTTTAACAGATTATATGAAAAGAGCAGTTAAGGCATCGCCTGAGCATCCTATTCTCATCGATAAATATCTCGAAGATGCAATAGAAGTAGATGTTGATGCAATATCAGATGGAGTGGATGTTATTATCGGCGGCGTCATGGAGCACATAGAAGAGGCAGGGATACATTCAGGAGACTCTGCATGCTCTATTCCTCCATATTCATTGCCTCCTGATGTTGTGGCTGAGATAAAACGACAGACAAAGGCACTGGCAAAGGAACTCAATGTCATTGGATTGATGAATGTGCAGTTTGCAGTGAAAAAGGCTGAAGGCTCAAGGCTGAAGGCGGAGTCCCCAAAAAATCCTGAGATTTTTTTGGGTAAAGATGCTGAAGATTATGAAATATATATACTTGAGGTTAATCCAAGGGCATCAAGAACAATCCCATATGTAAGTAAGGCTACAGGTGTTCCTCTTGCCAAGGTTGCTGCAAAGGTTATGCTTGGTAAGACATTAAAAGAACTTGGACTTTCTAAAGAAATAGAAATAAATCATGTGGCCGTCAAAGAAGCAGTTTTCCCTTTTGATAGATTTCCCGGAGTTGATGTTATCCTTGGTCCTGAAATGAAGTCAACAGGAGAGGTAATGGGTATAGATAAAAACTTCGGGCTTGCCTATGCAAAGGCGCAAGCTGCAAGCAAAAATAGGATACCAACATCAGGAAAGATATTTATAAGTGTAAAAGACAAGGATAAGCCTCAGACTTTTGATATAGCTAAAAAGTTATCAGAAATGGGATTTCAGCTTATTGCAACGAGAGGCACCAGACAGTATCTTCAGGATCGGGGAATTGATGTGGAATTAATAAATAAGGTTATGGAGGGAAGACCCCATGTTGTTGACATGATTAAAAACAGGGAAGTAAACTTTATAATAAACACAGTTACAGGTGCACAGGCGCAGAGAGATTCGTTGTCTATTAGGAGGACTGCACTTCAGCATAATATTCCTTATACAACTACAATATCAGGTGCAAAGGCTGTGCTGATGGCAATCGAGATGCTTTTGAAGAAAGAATTGAGTATAAAGTCGATACAGGAATACCATAAAGACAGTGTCAAAGCTGAAGGATTGGTGAATAGGTGA
- a CDS encoding putative bifunctional diguanylate cyclase/phosphodiesterase, translated as MSFLKEITQKQYRLKSFVCIAVLIASYISFNVTYLVVSSIYRHAFIKNADNVSDAISQQIFNSMLQLMERGWNRNELKTFLDSIKGVRTQFPYNVEIFRGEIVERDYGKIEQPDMGRNIKDAFGSGDAITYKDNSNVINIYPIKADAKCLKCHVHARVGDVLGVMKIRQDISPAINEAKKRFNLFFFMLFPIPFIMAGAIAFFLNKKIKSSTDFFHRQVSEINSIKDLTKLNNLSIIETGFKEFNETLSEVRELSKKIRSLAVDKDILEFEIKVLEKFVITSEVVRDWKEYVGYLLLEVNKVMEAYTLFSIFQVDEVFYDLEIFWRNTPTEFTKQKFESIVMRHIRDKSSKFSDLTELTTNHNIADPSSNLPELDERDIEFQTKSLILDVPQIGGVVGIGVQSKITDNPIRSLVIDGILTTLLNVVGSIKAISKYTKDLEYYATRDPLTNLYNQRVFWELLGYEIGRAKRYGYKFSILVIDLDNFKSINDSYGHAFGDKFLSEFAIKVKESLRQGDILARYGGDEFVVVLPEADEEQAFIVATRSKEHLESLYLTAPDGTYVKATVSIGLSVFPDHADNAKDLFIFADNMMYRAKSEGKSRIVVPTQKDIIDVFKAMSEKSFTVSSAIEQKKIIPYFQPIINIQTGKIECYEVFSRIQTDKGLMNASEFIDAAERLGAISKLDLVLMEKVFERIKQNGYDGYIFINLSTKSLILSEFIPGILKLTKQYDINHGKIIFEITERDTVKNISLLEKFVDNLKFNGFGFAIDDFGSGLSSFHYVKRFPIDFIKIDGDFIRSMVRSEKDMAIVKTMIVLAREFNIKTVAEYVENKDILAAVKALEIDYGQGYYVGSPLPDLITT; from the coding sequence GTGTCTTTTTTAAAAGAAATAACACAGAAACAGTACCGATTAAAGTCATTTGTATGCATTGCTGTTTTAATAGCATCGTATATCAGCTTTAATGTTACATATCTTGTTGTATCATCTATCTACAGGCATGCGTTTATAAAAAACGCTGACAATGTCTCTGATGCAATATCTCAACAAATATTTAACTCCATGCTTCAACTGATGGAACGCGGCTGGAACAGAAATGAATTAAAGACATTTCTTGATTCTATAAAGGGTGTCCGCACTCAGTTCCCTTACAATGTTGAAATATTCAGGGGAGAGATTGTTGAAAGAGATTATGGCAAGATAGAACAGCCTGATATGGGCAGAAATATCAAAGATGCCTTTGGCTCAGGGGATGCTATAACCTACAAAGATAATTCTAATGTCATAAATATCTATCCTATCAAGGCAGATGCAAAGTGCCTGAAATGTCATGTTCATGCAAGAGTCGGAGATGTGCTCGGAGTAATGAAGATCAGGCAGGATATAAGCCCTGCAATCAATGAGGCAAAAAAGAGATTTAATTTATTCTTTTTCATGCTTTTTCCTATCCCATTTATTATGGCAGGTGCTATTGCCTTTTTTTTGAATAAGAAAATCAAGAGTTCCACTGACTTTTTCCACAGGCAGGTGAGCGAAATAAACAGCATCAAGGACCTGACAAAGCTGAACAATCTCAGTATTATCGAAACAGGCTTTAAGGAGTTTAACGAGACATTGTCAGAGGTTAGAGAGCTTTCCAAAAAGATCAGGAGCCTTGCTGTTGATAAGGATATACTCGAATTTGAGATAAAAGTGCTCGAGAAGTTCGTAATCACATCTGAGGTAGTCAGGGACTGGAAGGAATATGTAGGATATTTGCTTTTAGAAGTAAATAAGGTTATGGAGGCATATACATTGTTTTCCATATTTCAGGTGGATGAAGTGTTCTACGACCTCGAGATATTTTGGAGGAATACACCGACTGAGTTTACAAAACAAAAATTCGAATCAATAGTCATGAGACATATAAGAGACAAAAGCAGTAAGTTCAGCGACTTAACAGAATTGACAACTAATCATAATATTGCTGACCCATCTTCAAATTTGCCTGAACTCGATGAAAGAGATATAGAGTTTCAGACAAAGTCTCTAATCCTCGATGTGCCGCAGATAGGAGGAGTGGTGGGAATTGGTGTGCAGTCTAAAATAACTGATAATCCGATACGCTCTCTTGTGATAGACGGTATCCTTACGACCCTTTTGAATGTTGTTGGCTCTATAAAGGCAATATCAAAATACACTAAGGATCTTGAATACTATGCTACAAGAGACCCGCTGACAAATCTGTATAATCAAAGGGTTTTCTGGGAGTTGCTTGGTTATGAGATAGGAAGGGCAAAGAGATATGGTTATAAATTTTCTATTTTAGTCATTGATCTTGATAATTTTAAGAGTATCAATGATTCATATGGTCATGCATTTGGTGATAAATTTTTATCAGAATTTGCTATAAAGGTCAAAGAATCATTAAGGCAGGGTGATATACTTGCAAGGTATGGGGGCGATGAATTCGTTGTTGTACTTCCAGAGGCTGACGAGGAACAAGCATTTATTGTTGCAACCAGGTCAAAGGAACATTTAGAAAGCCTATATCTCACAGCCCCTGATGGAACATATGTTAAAGCAACTGTTTCTATAGGACTATCTGTATTTCCTGATCATGCTGACAATGCCAAGGATTTATTTATATTTGCAGACAATATGATGTATAGGGCAAAGTCAGAAGGCAAAAGCAGGATAGTTGTTCCTACTCAGAAAGATATTATAGATGTATTTAAGGCGATGAGCGAGAAGAGTTTTACGGTCTCAAGTGCAATCGAACAAAAGAAAATAATTCCATATTTTCAACCTATAATCAATATACAGACAGGTAAGATAGAGTGCTATGAGGTTTTTAGCAGGATACAGACAGACAAGGGACTCATGAATGCATCAGAATTTATAGATGCTGCTGAGAGGCTTGGTGCTATAAGCAAACTCGATCTTGTGCTGATGGAAAAAGTTTTTGAAAGGATTAAACAGAATGGATATGATGGATATATATTCATTAATCTGTCAACAAAATCTCTGATTTTGAGTGAGTTCATACCCGGCATATTAAAACTTACAAAACAATATGACATTAATCACGGAAAGATTATTTTTGAAATAACAGAAAGGGATACAGTAAAAAATATATCACTCCTCGAAAAATTTGTAGATAATCTAAAGTTTAATGGATTCGGATTTGCCATAGACGACTTTGGTTCAGGTCTTTCATCGTTTCACTATGTAAAGAGATTTCCAATAGACTTTATAAAAATAGATGGGGACTTCATAAGGAGCATGGTGAGGAGCGAAAAGGATATGGCGATTGTCAAAACCATGATAGTGCTGGCAAGAGAGTTTAATATAAAAACAGTTGCTGAATATGTTGAAAATAAAGATATTCTCGCTGCAGTGAAGGCATTGGAAATAGATTACGGGCAGGGCTATTATGTAGGCAGTCCTCTACCGGATCTAATTACAACATAA